One Capsicum annuum cultivar UCD-10X-F1 chromosome 2, UCD10Xv1.1, whole genome shotgun sequence genomic window carries:
- the LOC107858048 gene encoding uncharacterized protein LOC107858048: MTEEVSSKNYASISINPPVTSVDFNCPYYLHPSDSPGMNLISSVFDGRGFPGWRRSILIALSAKRKLGFINGSCQMPDLTSPDFSQWSCCNDMVISWLLNALSKDVADSVIYSTTAKELSDSFEQRFGKSNGAKLFHKDVSGYFTKMKRI, translated from the coding sequence ATGACTGAAGAAGTAAGCAGCAAAAACTATGCAAGCATCTCCATTAATCCCCCTGTAACAAGTGTGGATTTCAACTGCCCCTACTATCTTCATCCATCTGATTCTCCTGGGATGAATCTGATCAGCTCAGTGTTTGATGGAAGAGGATTTCCAGGATGGAGAAGATCTATCCTAATAGCACTTTCAGCCAAGAGAAAGCTTGGTTTCATCAATGGCAGTTGTCAAATGCCAGATTTGACTTCTCCAGATTTCTCTCAATGGAGTTGTTGTAATGATATGGTGATTTCTTGGTTGTTAAATGCATTATCCAAGGACGTTGCAGATAGTGTTATCTATTCCACTACAGCTAAGGAGCTATCGGATAGTTTTGAGCAAAGATTTGGAAAATCAAATGGAGCCAAACTCTTTCACAAAGATGTGTCAGGATATTTCACAAAGAtgaaaagaatttga